From a single Capsicum annuum cultivar UCD-10X-F1 chromosome 12, UCD10Xv1.1, whole genome shotgun sequence genomic region:
- the LOC107851376 gene encoding S-adenosylmethionine carrier 1, chloroplastic/mitochondrial isoform X4, translated as MANNAKTELPEDRLNFEALNSHHKSKKAIASISKQHNPFDLLRILYEGAVAGAAAGVVVEAALYPIDTIKTRLQAVRGGGQIILKGLYSGLAGNLVGVLPASAIFIGAYEPAKRKLLNSLPENLSALAHLTAGAIGGAASSVVRVPTEVVKQRMQISQFASAPDAVRLIVAKERFRGLYAGYGSFLLRDLPFDAIQFCIYEQMRMGYKLAAKRDLKDSENAMIGAIAGAITGAITTPLDVIKTRLMVQGSAKQYEGILHCVNTIVREEGASTLFKGIGPRVLWIGVGGSIFFGVLERTKKFVAAKHPVD; from the exons ATGGCTAACAACGCGAAGACGGAATTGCCCG AAGATAGACTGAACTTCGAGGCTCTCAACTCCCATCACAAGTCAAAGAAAGCTATTGCATCCATCAGCAAACAACACAATCCATTTGATCTCTTACGCATATTATATG AGGGAGCTGTAGCTGGAGCTGCTGCTGGTGTTGTTGTTGAAGCTGCTTTGTATCCAATTGATACAATTAAAACTCGACTTCAAGCAG TTCGTGGTGGGGGACAAATCATTTTGAAAGGTCTTTATTCAGGATTGGCTGGAAATCTTGTTGGTGTCTTACC AGCATCGGCAATATTTATTGGTGCATATGAACCTGCAAAGAGAAAATTGCTGAACAGCCTCCCGGAAAACCTTAGTGCCTTAGCTCATTTG ACTGCAGGTGCTATCGGTGGAGCTGCTTCTTCTGTTGTTCGTGTACCCACAGAG GTAGTTAAGCAAAGGATGCAGATCAGCCAATTTGCTTCTGCCCCTGATGCGGTCCGGCTCATTGTTGCTAAGGAAAGGTTTAGAGGCCTTTATGCT GGTTATGGTTCTTTTCTATTGCGGGACTTACCATTTGATGCTATCCAGTTCTGTATATACGAGCAGATGCGGATGGGCTATAAGTTAGCT GCAAAGAGGGACCTTAAAGATTCCGAGAATGCAATGATTGGTGCCATTGCAG GTGCAATAACAGGAGCTATAACTACTCCTCTTGATGTGATAAAAACCAGATTGATGGTTCAG GGTTCAGCAAAGCAGTATGAAGGCATTTTGCATTGTGTTAACACTATTGTACGAGAAGAAGGAGCTTCTACTCTTTTTAAG GGAATAGGGCCACGAGTACTTTGGATAGGTGTTGGAGGATCCATattttttggtgttcttgaaagGACAAAGAAATTCGTTGCTGCTAAACACCCTGTTGATTAG
- the LOC107851376 gene encoding probable S-adenosylmethionine carrier 2, chloroplastic isoform X5 yields the protein MANNAKTELPDRLNFEALNSHHKSKKAIASISKQHNPFDLLRILYEGAVAGAAAGVVVEAALYPIDTIKTRLQAVRGGGQIILKGLYSGLAGNLVGVLPASAIFIGAYEPAKRKLLNSLPENLSALAHLTAGAIGGAASSVVRVPTEVVKQRMQISQFASAPDAVRLIVAKERFRGLYAGYGSFLLRDLPFDAIQFCIYEQMRMGYKLAAKRDLKDSENAMIGAIAGAITGAITTPLDVIKTRLMVQGSAKQYEGILHCVNTIVREEGASTLFKGIGPRVLWIGVGGSIFFGVLERTKKFVAAKHPVD from the exons ATGGCTAACAACGCGAAGACGGAATTGCCCG ATAGACTGAACTTCGAGGCTCTCAACTCCCATCACAAGTCAAAGAAAGCTATTGCATCCATCAGCAAACAACACAATCCATTTGATCTCTTACGCATATTATATG AGGGAGCTGTAGCTGGAGCTGCTGCTGGTGTTGTTGTTGAAGCTGCTTTGTATCCAATTGATACAATTAAAACTCGACTTCAAGCAG TTCGTGGTGGGGGACAAATCATTTTGAAAGGTCTTTATTCAGGATTGGCTGGAAATCTTGTTGGTGTCTTACC AGCATCGGCAATATTTATTGGTGCATATGAACCTGCAAAGAGAAAATTGCTGAACAGCCTCCCGGAAAACCTTAGTGCCTTAGCTCATTTG ACTGCAGGTGCTATCGGTGGAGCTGCTTCTTCTGTTGTTCGTGTACCCACAGAG GTAGTTAAGCAAAGGATGCAGATCAGCCAATTTGCTTCTGCCCCTGATGCGGTCCGGCTCATTGTTGCTAAGGAAAGGTTTAGAGGCCTTTATGCT GGTTATGGTTCTTTTCTATTGCGGGACTTACCATTTGATGCTATCCAGTTCTGTATATACGAGCAGATGCGGATGGGCTATAAGTTAGCT GCAAAGAGGGACCTTAAAGATTCCGAGAATGCAATGATTGGTGCCATTGCAG GTGCAATAACAGGAGCTATAACTACTCCTCTTGATGTGATAAAAACCAGATTGATGGTTCAG GGTTCAGCAAAGCAGTATGAAGGCATTTTGCATTGTGTTAACACTATTGTACGAGAAGAAGGAGCTTCTACTCTTTTTAAG GGAATAGGGCCACGAGTACTTTGGATAGGTGTTGGAGGATCCATattttttggtgttcttgaaagGACAAAGAAATTCGTTGCTGCTAAACACCCTGTTGATTAG
- the LOC107851376 gene encoding S-adenosylmethionine carrier 1, chloroplastic/mitochondrial isoform X2, with translation MIKLFEEEPSVICLIEASHIVYWVAYIPFQGSKFEFYAPIDRLNFEALNSHHKSKKAIASISKQHNPFDLLRILYEGAVAGAAAGVVVEAALYPIDTIKTRLQAVRGGGQIILKGLYSGLAGNLVGVLPASAIFIGAYEPAKRKLLNSLPENLSALAHLTAGAIGGAASSVVRVPTEVVKQRMQISQFASAPDAVRLIVAKERFRGLYAGYGSFLLRDLPFDAIQFCIYEQMRMGYKLAAKRDLKDSENAMIGAIAGAITGAITTPLDVIKTRLMVQGSAKQYEGILHCVNTIVREEGASTLFKGIGPRVLWIGVGGSIFFGVLERTKKFVAAKHPVD, from the exons atgataaaattatttgaagAGGAACCATCTGTTATCTGCTTAATTGAAGCATCTCACATTGTTTATTGGGTTGCATATATTCCGTTTCAAGGGTCGAAATTTGAATTTTACGCCCCCATTG ATAGACTGAACTTCGAGGCTCTCAACTCCCATCACAAGTCAAAGAAAGCTATTGCATCCATCAGCAAACAACACAATCCATTTGATCTCTTACGCATATTATATG AGGGAGCTGTAGCTGGAGCTGCTGCTGGTGTTGTTGTTGAAGCTGCTTTGTATCCAATTGATACAATTAAAACTCGACTTCAAGCAG TTCGTGGTGGGGGACAAATCATTTTGAAAGGTCTTTATTCAGGATTGGCTGGAAATCTTGTTGGTGTCTTACC AGCATCGGCAATATTTATTGGTGCATATGAACCTGCAAAGAGAAAATTGCTGAACAGCCTCCCGGAAAACCTTAGTGCCTTAGCTCATTTG ACTGCAGGTGCTATCGGTGGAGCTGCTTCTTCTGTTGTTCGTGTACCCACAGAG GTAGTTAAGCAAAGGATGCAGATCAGCCAATTTGCTTCTGCCCCTGATGCGGTCCGGCTCATTGTTGCTAAGGAAAGGTTTAGAGGCCTTTATGCT GGTTATGGTTCTTTTCTATTGCGGGACTTACCATTTGATGCTATCCAGTTCTGTATATACGAGCAGATGCGGATGGGCTATAAGTTAGCT GCAAAGAGGGACCTTAAAGATTCCGAGAATGCAATGATTGGTGCCATTGCAG GTGCAATAACAGGAGCTATAACTACTCCTCTTGATGTGATAAAAACCAGATTGATGGTTCAG GGTTCAGCAAAGCAGTATGAAGGCATTTTGCATTGTGTTAACACTATTGTACGAGAAGAAGGAGCTTCTACTCTTTTTAAG GGAATAGGGCCACGAGTACTTTGGATAGGTGTTGGAGGATCCATattttttggtgttcttgaaagGACAAAGAAATTCGTTGCTGCTAAACACCCTGTTGATTAG
- the LOC107851376 gene encoding S-adenosylmethionine carrier 1, chloroplastic/mitochondrial isoform X3 → MIKLFEEEPSVICLIEASHIVYWVAYIPFQGSKFEFYAPIEDRLNFEALNSHHKSKKAIASISKQHNPFDLLRILYEGAVAGAAAGVVVEAALYPIDTIKTRLQAVRGGGQIILKGLYSGLAGNLVGVLPASAIFIGAYEPAKRKLLNSLPENLSALAHLTAGAIGGAASSVVRVPTEVVKQRMQISQFASAPDAVRLIVAKGYGSFLLRDLPFDAIQFCIYEQMRMGYKLAAKRDLKDSENAMIGAIAGAITGAITTPLDVIKTRLMVQGSAKQYEGILHCVNTIVREEGASTLFKGIGPRVLWIGVGGSIFFGVLERTKKFVAAKHPVD, encoded by the exons atgataaaattatttgaagAGGAACCATCTGTTATCTGCTTAATTGAAGCATCTCACATTGTTTATTGGGTTGCATATATTCCGTTTCAAGGGTCGAAATTTGAATTTTACGCCCCCATTG AAGATAGACTGAACTTCGAGGCTCTCAACTCCCATCACAAGTCAAAGAAAGCTATTGCATCCATCAGCAAACAACACAATCCATTTGATCTCTTACGCATATTATATG AGGGAGCTGTAGCTGGAGCTGCTGCTGGTGTTGTTGTTGAAGCTGCTTTGTATCCAATTGATACAATTAAAACTCGACTTCAAGCAG TTCGTGGTGGGGGACAAATCATTTTGAAAGGTCTTTATTCAGGATTGGCTGGAAATCTTGTTGGTGTCTTACC AGCATCGGCAATATTTATTGGTGCATATGAACCTGCAAAGAGAAAATTGCTGAACAGCCTCCCGGAAAACCTTAGTGCCTTAGCTCATTTG ACTGCAGGTGCTATCGGTGGAGCTGCTTCTTCTGTTGTTCGTGTACCCACAGAG GTAGTTAAGCAAAGGATGCAGATCAGCCAATTTGCTTCTGCCCCTGATGCGGTCCGGCTCATTGTTGCTAAG GGTTATGGTTCTTTTCTATTGCGGGACTTACCATTTGATGCTATCCAGTTCTGTATATACGAGCAGATGCGGATGGGCTATAAGTTAGCT GCAAAGAGGGACCTTAAAGATTCCGAGAATGCAATGATTGGTGCCATTGCAG GTGCAATAACAGGAGCTATAACTACTCCTCTTGATGTGATAAAAACCAGATTGATGGTTCAG GGTTCAGCAAAGCAGTATGAAGGCATTTTGCATTGTGTTAACACTATTGTACGAGAAGAAGGAGCTTCTACTCTTTTTAAG GGAATAGGGCCACGAGTACTTTGGATAGGTGTTGGAGGATCCATattttttggtgttcttgaaagGACAAAGAAATTCGTTGCTGCTAAACACCCTGTTGATTAG
- the LOC107851376 gene encoding S-adenosylmethionine carrier 1, chloroplastic/mitochondrial isoform X1, which yields MIKLFEEEPSVICLIEASHIVYWVAYIPFQGSKFEFYAPIEDRLNFEALNSHHKSKKAIASISKQHNPFDLLRILYEGAVAGAAAGVVVEAALYPIDTIKTRLQAVRGGGQIILKGLYSGLAGNLVGVLPASAIFIGAYEPAKRKLLNSLPENLSALAHLTAGAIGGAASSVVRVPTEVVKQRMQISQFASAPDAVRLIVAKERFRGLYAGYGSFLLRDLPFDAIQFCIYEQMRMGYKLAAKRDLKDSENAMIGAIAGAITGAITTPLDVIKTRLMVQGSAKQYEGILHCVNTIVREEGASTLFKGIGPRVLWIGVGGSIFFGVLERTKKFVAAKHPVD from the exons atgataaaattatttgaagAGGAACCATCTGTTATCTGCTTAATTGAAGCATCTCACATTGTTTATTGGGTTGCATATATTCCGTTTCAAGGGTCGAAATTTGAATTTTACGCCCCCATTG AAGATAGACTGAACTTCGAGGCTCTCAACTCCCATCACAAGTCAAAGAAAGCTATTGCATCCATCAGCAAACAACACAATCCATTTGATCTCTTACGCATATTATATG AGGGAGCTGTAGCTGGAGCTGCTGCTGGTGTTGTTGTTGAAGCTGCTTTGTATCCAATTGATACAATTAAAACTCGACTTCAAGCAG TTCGTGGTGGGGGACAAATCATTTTGAAAGGTCTTTATTCAGGATTGGCTGGAAATCTTGTTGGTGTCTTACC AGCATCGGCAATATTTATTGGTGCATATGAACCTGCAAAGAGAAAATTGCTGAACAGCCTCCCGGAAAACCTTAGTGCCTTAGCTCATTTG ACTGCAGGTGCTATCGGTGGAGCTGCTTCTTCTGTTGTTCGTGTACCCACAGAG GTAGTTAAGCAAAGGATGCAGATCAGCCAATTTGCTTCTGCCCCTGATGCGGTCCGGCTCATTGTTGCTAAGGAAAGGTTTAGAGGCCTTTATGCT GGTTATGGTTCTTTTCTATTGCGGGACTTACCATTTGATGCTATCCAGTTCTGTATATACGAGCAGATGCGGATGGGCTATAAGTTAGCT GCAAAGAGGGACCTTAAAGATTCCGAGAATGCAATGATTGGTGCCATTGCAG GTGCAATAACAGGAGCTATAACTACTCCTCTTGATGTGATAAAAACCAGATTGATGGTTCAG GGTTCAGCAAAGCAGTATGAAGGCATTTTGCATTGTGTTAACACTATTGTACGAGAAGAAGGAGCTTCTACTCTTTTTAAG GGAATAGGGCCACGAGTACTTTGGATAGGTGTTGGAGGATCCATattttttggtgttcttgaaagGACAAAGAAATTCGTTGCTGCTAAACACCCTGTTGATTAG
- the LOC107851376 gene encoding S-adenosylmethionine carrier 1, chloroplastic/mitochondrial isoform X6 codes for MKIADSRKESSEGAVAGAAAGVVVEAALYPIDTIKTRLQAVRGGGQIILKGLYSGLAGNLVGVLPASAIFIGAYEPAKRKLLNSLPENLSALAHLTAGAIGGAASSVVRVPTEVVKQRMQISQFASAPDAVRLIVAKERFRGLYAGYGSFLLRDLPFDAIQFCIYEQMRMGYKLAAKRDLKDSENAMIGAIAGAITGAITTPLDVIKTRLMVQGSAKQYEGILHCVNTIVREEGASTLFKGIGPRVLWIGVGGSIFFGVLERTKKFVAAKHPVD; via the exons ATGAAAATAGCAGATTCGAGGAAGGAATCTTCTG AGGGAGCTGTAGCTGGAGCTGCTGCTGGTGTTGTTGTTGAAGCTGCTTTGTATCCAATTGATACAATTAAAACTCGACTTCAAGCAG TTCGTGGTGGGGGACAAATCATTTTGAAAGGTCTTTATTCAGGATTGGCTGGAAATCTTGTTGGTGTCTTACC AGCATCGGCAATATTTATTGGTGCATATGAACCTGCAAAGAGAAAATTGCTGAACAGCCTCCCGGAAAACCTTAGTGCCTTAGCTCATTTG ACTGCAGGTGCTATCGGTGGAGCTGCTTCTTCTGTTGTTCGTGTACCCACAGAG GTAGTTAAGCAAAGGATGCAGATCAGCCAATTTGCTTCTGCCCCTGATGCGGTCCGGCTCATTGTTGCTAAGGAAAGGTTTAGAGGCCTTTATGCT GGTTATGGTTCTTTTCTATTGCGGGACTTACCATTTGATGCTATCCAGTTCTGTATATACGAGCAGATGCGGATGGGCTATAAGTTAGCT GCAAAGAGGGACCTTAAAGATTCCGAGAATGCAATGATTGGTGCCATTGCAG GTGCAATAACAGGAGCTATAACTACTCCTCTTGATGTGATAAAAACCAGATTGATGGTTCAG GGTTCAGCAAAGCAGTATGAAGGCATTTTGCATTGTGTTAACACTATTGTACGAGAAGAAGGAGCTTCTACTCTTTTTAAG GGAATAGGGCCACGAGTACTTTGGATAGGTGTTGGAGGATCCATattttttggtgttcttgaaagGACAAAGAAATTCGTTGCTGCTAAACACCCTGTTGATTAG